The following proteins come from a genomic window of Clupea harengus chromosome 22, Ch_v2.0.2, whole genome shotgun sequence:
- the pex19 gene encoding peroxisomal biogenesis factor 19 yields MNKMASASDPQVEEDTELDELLDSALDDFDKANVPPSAPEAAAGPNADQSSGKKPPLLEDTQFFENLFEGEMANQAKEEWERAMVELAQEEPELLQHFQKLSDAAGKVGSDVASQQEFTSCLKDTLSGLAKNADYLQSSGLAGEDLAKTLEGLGLDDNGEGGGEDGNILPIMQSIMQNLLSKEVLYPSLKEITEKYPEWLNSNKESLPPEEFNRYEQQHKIMGDICSQFEKDGDQESAFENILELMQKLQDLGQPPKELAGDAPPGLNLNMESLNIPGAPGAGPAEQCSIM; encoded by the exons ATGAACAAGATGGCGTCTGCGTCGGATCCGCAGGTTGAAGAAGACACCGAGTTGGATGAATTATTGGACA GTGCCCTTGATGACTTTGACAAGGCAAACGTTCCGCCTTCTGCCCCAGAGGCAGCTGCTGGTCCTAATGCAGACCAGTCCAGTGGGAAGAAA CCCCCTCTGTTGGAGGACACTCAGTTTTTTGAGAACCTGTTTGAAGGAGAGATGGCAAACCAGGCaaaagaggagtgggagagggccATGGTCGAGCTTGCCCAAGAGGAGCCAGAGCTGCTGCAGCATTTTCAAAAACTGTCTGACGCAGCAGGGAAAGTTG GCAGTGATGTAGCTTCACAGCAGGAATTCACCTCATGTCTGAAAGACACCCTCAGTGGACTTGCAAAAAATGCAGACTACTTGCAG AGTTCAGGATTAGCAGGAGAGGACCTGGCAAAGACTTTAGAAGGACTGGGATTAGACGAcaatggagaaggaggaggagaggatggaaatATTTTACCCATCATGCAATCTATCATGCAAAATCTGCTCTCCAAAGAAGTTCTGTACCCATCACTCAAAGAGATTACAGAGAAG TATCCTGAGTGGCTGAACAGCAACAAAGAGTCCCTCCCTCCTGAGGAGTTCAATCGTTATGAGCAACAACACAAGATCATGGGAGACATTTGTTCCCAGtttgagaaagatggagatCAGGAAAGCGCTTttgagaacattctggaacttATGCAGAAG CTGCAAGATCTAGGCCAACCACCAAAAGAGTTGGCAGGAGACGCG CCTCCTGGCCTGAACCTCAACATGGAATCTTTGAATATCCCAGGAGCACCTGGGGCAGGACCTGCTGAGCAGTGCTCAATTATGTGA
- the elavl1a gene encoding ELAV-like protein 1a isoform X2 has product MSNGYEDHMADDKDARTNLIVNYLPQNMTQDELRSLFSSIGEVESAKLIRDKVAGHSLGYGFVNYLNPSDAERAINTLNGLRLQSKTIKVSYARPSSDTIKDANLYISGLPKTMTQKDVEDMFARYGRIINSRVLVDQGTGMSRGVAFIRFDKRAEAEDAIKDLNGQKPPGATEPITVKFAANPNQAKNSQIISQIYHAQSRRFGGPVHHQAQRFRFSPMSVDHMSSISGVNVPGNSTSGWCIFIYNLGQDADEGILWQMFGPFGAVTNVKVIRDFNTNKCKGFGFVTMTNYEEAAMAIASLNGYRLGDKILQVSFKTNKSHK; this is encoded by the exons ATGTCTAACGGTTACGAAGATCACATGGCTGATGACAAAGATGCCAGAACAAACCTTATTGTCAATTACCTGCCCCAGAACATGACCCAAGATGAATTGCGCAGTCTCTTCAGCAGTATTGGGGAGGTAGAGTCTGCTAAGCTCATCCGTGATAAAGTGGCAG gcCACAGTTTAGGGTACGGATTTGTTAACTATCTTAACCCTAGTGATGCAGAAAGGGCAATCAATACACTCAATGGGCTGAGACTACAGTCTAAAACTATCAAG GTGTCTTATGCCAGACCCAGCTCAGACACTATAAAGGATGCCAACCTGTACATTAGTGGGCTGCCCAAAACCATGACGCAGAAAGATGTGGAAGACATGTTTGCACGCTATGGTCGAATCATTAACTCGCGTGTCCTGGTAGACCAGGGAACAG GTATGTCACGGGGTGTGGCGTTCATTCGCTTTGATAAGAGGGCAGAGGCTGAAGATGCAATTAAGGACTTGAATGGGCAGAAACCACCTGGTGCCACAGAGCCCATCACAGTGAAGTTCGCCGCAAACCCCAACCAGGCGAAGAACTCCCAGATCATCTCGCAGATCTACCACGCACAGTCCCGGCGCTTTGGAGGGCCTGTACACCACCAGGCCCAGAGGTTCAG GTTCTCCCCCATGAGTGTGGACCACATGAGCAGTATCTCTGGCGTGAATGTCCCAGGGAACTCCACCTCGGGCTGGTGCATCTTCATCTACAACCTGGGCCAGGACGCAGACGAGGGCATTCTGTGGCAGATGTTCGGTCCATTTGGAGCGGTCACCAACGTCAAAGTCATCCGAGACTTCAACACCAATAAATGCAAAGGGTTTGGCTTTGTGACCATGACAAACTACGAAGAGGCAGCAATGGCCATTGCTAGCCTCAACGGTTATCGCCTTGGGGACAAAATCTTACAGGTGTCTTTTAAAACCAACAAGTCTCACAAGTAA
- the elavl1a gene encoding ELAV-like protein 1a isoform X3, with protein MTQKDVEDMFARYGRIINSRVLVDQGTGMSRGVAFIRFDKRAEAEDAIKDLNGQKPPGATEPITVKFAANPNQAKNSQIISQIYHAQSRRFGGPVHHQAQRFRFSPMSVDHMSSISGVNVPGNSTSGWCIFIYNLGQDADEGILWQMFGPFGAVTNVKVIRDFNTNKCKGFGFVTMTNYEEAAMAIASLNGYRLGDKILQVSFKTNKSHK; from the exons ATGACGCAGAAAGATGTGGAAGACATGTTTGCACGCTATGGTCGAATCATTAACTCGCGTGTCCTGGTAGACCAGGGAACAG GTATGTCACGGGGTGTGGCGTTCATTCGCTTTGATAAGAGGGCAGAGGCTGAAGATGCAATTAAGGACTTGAATGGGCAGAAACCACCTGGTGCCACAGAGCCCATCACAGTGAAGTTCGCCGCAAACCCCAACCAGGCGAAGAACTCCCAGATCATCTCGCAGATCTACCACGCACAGTCCCGGCGCTTTGGAGGGCCTGTACACCACCAGGCCCAGAGGTTCAG GTTCTCCCCCATGAGTGTGGACCACATGAGCAGTATCTCTGGCGTGAATGTCCCAGGGAACTCCACCTCGGGCTGGTGCATCTTCATCTACAACCTGGGCCAGGACGCAGACGAGGGCATTCTGTGGCAGATGTTCGGTCCATTTGGAGCGGTCACCAACGTCAAAGTCATCCGAGACTTCAACACCAATAAATGCAAAGGGTTTGGCTTTGTGACCATGACAAACTACGAAGAGGCAGCAATGGCCATTGCTAGCCTCAACGGTTATCGCCTTGGGGACAAAATCTTACAGGTGTCTTTTAAAACCAACAAGTCTCACAAGTAA
- the copa gene encoding coatomer subunit alpha — protein MLTKFETKSARVKGLSFHPKRPWILASLHNGVIQLWDYRMCTLIDKFDEHDGPVRGIDFHKQQPLFVSGGDDYKIKVWNYKLRRCLFTLLGHLDYIRTTFFHHEYPWILSASDDQTIRIWNWQSRTCVCVLTGHNHYVMCAQFHPSEDLVVSASLDQTVRVWDISGLRKKNLSPGAVETEVRGLTGVDLFGASDAVVKHVLEGHDRGVNWAAFHPTMPLIVSGADDRQVKIWRMNESKAWELDTCRGHYNNVSCAVFHPRQELILSNSEDKSIRVWDMSKRTGVQTFRRDHDRFWVLGAHPNLNLFAAGHDSGMLVFKLERERPAYAVYGNMLYYVKDRFLRQLDFNSSKDTAVMQLRSGSKFPVFSMSYNPAENAVLLCTRATNLENSTYDLYSIPRESDSQNPDAPEGKRSSGLTAVWVARNRFAVLDRMHSLLIKNLKNEIVKKVQVPSCEEIFYAGTGSLLLRDPDGVTLFDVQQKRSLATVKIAKVKYVVWSTDTSHVALLAKHAIMICNRKLESLCNIHENIRVKSGAWDESGVFIYTTSNHIKYALTSGDHGIIRTLDLPIYVTRVRGNSVYCLDRECRPRVLNIDPTEYRFKLALVSRKYEEVLHMVRNAKLVGQSIIAYLQKKGYPEVALHFVKDEKTRFSLALECGNIEVALEAAKALDERSCWERLGEAALLQGHHQVVEMCYQRTKNFDKLTFLYLITGNLAKLRKMMKIAEIRKDMSGHYQGALYLGDVSERVRILKNCGQKSLAYLTAATHGLDEEAEALKETFDLEKEVIPEVDSNAQLLQPPPPINPLDTNWPLLTVSKGFFEGAIAAKGKAGQMAADPDMEAPGGEGWGEDAELHLDEDGFADAQDVLGDEAGSRKEEGGGWDVEEDLDLPPELELAAGAGGGDEEGFFVPPTKGMSPAQMWCNNSQLVVDHLLAGSFETAMRLLHDQVGVVCFEPYKQLFMQTLSRGRTAYLGLPSLPCLRGHPLRNWKDAGVKGGLPAVGLRLADLISRLQQCYQLTTAGRFEEAVERFRVIMLSVPLLVVDNKQEIAEAQQLITICREYIVGLTMETERKKLPKETLDHQKRLCEMAAYFTHCNLQPVHMVLVLRTALNLFFKLRNFKTAAGFARRLLELGPKPEVAQQTRKILAACEKTLTDAHQLNYDPHNPFDLCAASYTPLYRGRPVEKCPLSGACYCPTYKGQICRVTQATEIGKDVIGLRVSPLQFR, from the exons ATGTTGACCAAATTTGAGACAAAATCGGCCCGTGTTAAAG GGCTTAGTTTCCACCCGAAGAGACCATGGATTCTTGCCAGTTTGCACAACGGAGTCATTCAACTGTGGGATTACCGCATGTGCACCTTGATTGACAAATTCGACGAGCATGACG GTCCAGTCCGAGGGATTGACTTTCACAAGCAGCAGCCCTTGTTTGTGTCTGGAGGAGATGACTACAAAATCAAG GTATGGAACTACAAATTAAGGCGATGTCTGTTCACACTGCTTGGACACTTGGATTATATCCGGACTACCTTTTTCCACCAT GAGTATCCCTGGATTTTGAGTGCATCAGATGACCAGACCATCCGCATCTGGAATTGGCAGTCTCGTACTTGTGTCTG TGTCTTGACGGGTCACAATCACTATGTGATGTGTGCTCAGTTCCACCCCTCAGAGGACCTGGTGGTGTCAGCCAGCCTGGATCAGACTGTGCGCGTGTGGGATATCTCTG GTTTGAGGAAGAAGAACCTCTCCCCAGGCGCCGTGGAGACAGAAGTGCGAGGGCTCACAGGAGTGGATTTGTTTGGGGCCTCTGATGCTGTAGTGAAACACGTTCTTGAG GGTCACGACCGCGGGGTTAACTGGGCCGCCTTCCATCCCACCATGCCCCTCATCGTCTCAGGAGCGGATGACCGCCAGGTCAAGATCTGGAGGATGAATG AGTCCAAAGCCTGGGAGCTGGACACCTGCAGGGGACATTACAACAATGTGTCCTGTGCCGTCTTCCACCCCCGCCAGGAGCTAATCCTGTCCAACTCTGAGGACAAGAGCATCCGCGTGTGGGACATGTCCAAGAGGACCGGTGTGCAGACCTTCCGCAGGGACCACGACCGCTTCTGGGTGTTGGGGGCTCACCCTAACCTCAACCTCTTTGCTGCAG ggcatGACAGTGGGATGCTGGTGTTTAAGCTGGAGCGGGAGAGGCCGGCCTACGCTGTGTACGGCAACATGCTGTACTACGTGAAGGACCGCTTCCTGCGCCAGCTGGACTTCAACAGCAGCAAAGACACGGCTGTCATGCAGTTGCGCAG TGGGTCCAAGTTCCCCGTGTTCAGCATGTCTTACAACCCGGCCGAAAATGCTGTTCTGCTGTGTACT AGAGCCACTAATCTGGAGAACAGCACATACGACCTTTACTCCATCCCACGTGAGAGTGACTCCCAAAACCCTGATG CTCCTGAAGGCAAGCGCTCTTCTGGTCTGACGGCTGTGTGGGTAGCCAGGAACAGATTTGCCGTTTTGGACCGCATGCACTCG CTGTTGATCAAGAACCTGAAGAATGAGATCGTGAAGAAGGTGCAGGTTCCGAGCTGCGAGGAGATCTTTTACGCGGGGACGGGCTCTCTGCTGCTGCGCGACCCTGACGGAGTCACGCTGTTCGACGTGCAGCAGAAACGCTCCCTCGCCACCGTCAAGATCGCCAAGGTCAAGTACGTGGTGTGGAGCACCGACACCAGCCACGTGGCCCTGCTAGCCAAACACG CCATCATGATCTGCAACAGGAAGCTGGAGAGCCTGTGCAACATCCATGAGAACATCCGTGTGAAGAGCGGCGCCTGGGACGAGAGCGGCGTCTTCATCTACACCACCTCCAACCACATCAAATACGCCCTCACCTCAGg TGATCACGGCATCATCCGTACGCTGGACCTTCCCATCTACGTGACGCGTGTGCGGGGAAACAGCGTGTACTGCCTGGACCGCGAGTGTCGCCCTCGTGTGCTCAACATCGACCCCACCGAGTATCGCTTCAAACTGGCGCTGGTCAGCCGCAAATACGAGGAG GTGTTGCACATGGTACGTAATGCTAAGCTGGTGGGCCAGTCCATCATTGCCTACCTGCAGAAGAAGGGCTATCCGGAGGTGGCGCTGCACTTCGTGAAGGACGAGAAGACCCGCTTCAGCCTGGCTCTGGAGTGTGGCaacattgag GTGGCGCTGGAGGCTGCTAAGGCCCTAGATGAGCGCAGCTGCTGGGAGCGTCTGGGAGAGGCCGCACTGCTGCAGGGTCACCACCAGGTGGTGGAGATGTGCTACCAGAGGACCAAGAACTTTGACAAGCTCACCTTCCTCTACCTTATCACTGGCAACCTGGCCAAGCTTCGCAAGATGATGAAGATCG CTGAGATCAGGAAGGACATGAGTGGACACTACCAGGGAGCCCTGTACCTGGGAGACGTCAGTGAGAGAGTGCGCATCCTGAAGAACTGTGGACAGA AGTCTCTGGCCTACCTGACTGCCGCCACCCATGGCCTGGATGAGGAGGCGGAGGCCCTGAAGGAGACCTTTGACCTTGAGAAGGAAGTG ATTCCAGAGGTGGACTCCAATGCCCAGCTGTTGCAGCCCCCTCCTCCCATCAACCCCTTGGACACCAACTGGCCCCTGCTCACTGTCTCCAAGGGCTTCTTTGAGGGAGCCATCGCTGCCAAAG GTAAAGCTGGTCAGATGGCTGCAGACCCGGACATGGAGGCCCCAGGAGGAGAGGGCTGGGGAGAAGATGCCGAACTGCACCTGGATGAAG ATGGCTTTGCTGATGCCCAGGATGTGTTGGGTGATGAGGCAGGCAgcaggaaggaggagggaggcggTTGGGATGTAGAGGAGGATCTAGACTTGCCTCCAGAGCTG GAGCTGGCTGCTGGTGCAGGAGGCGGAGATGAGGAGGGCTTCTTTGTTCCGCCCACCAAGGGCATGAGCCCCGCCCAGATGTGGTGCAACAACTCCCAGCTGGTTGTGGACCACCTTCTGGCAGGGTCCTTCGAGACCGCCATGAGG CTGCTGCACGACCAGGTGGGTGTGGTGTGCTTCGAGCCCTACAAGCAGCTCTTCATGCAGACGCTGTCGCGCGGCCGCACCGCCTACCTGGGCCTGCCCTCGCTGCCCTGCCTGCGCGGCCACCCGCTGCGCAACTGGAAGGACGCGGGCGTCAAGGGTGGCCTTCCGGCCGTGGGCTTGCGCCTGGCCGACCTCATCTCCCGCCTGCAGCAATGCTACCAGCTCACCACGGCGGGGCGCTTCGAGGAGGCCGTTGAGCGCTTCCGCGTCATCATGCTGTCCGTACCGCTGCTGGTGGTCGACAACAAGCAGGAGATCGCAGAG GCTCAGCAACTTATCACCATCTGCAGAGAGTACATTGTTGGGCTCACCATGGAAACGGAAAGGAAGAAGCTTCCAAAAGAGACCCTTGACCACCAGAAGAGGCTGTGTGAG ATGGCGGCGTACTTCACGCACTGTAACCTGCAGCCAGTTCACATGGTCCTGGTGCTGCGCACAGCTCTCAACCTCTTCTTCAAGCTGCGCAACTTCAAGACCGCGGCTGGCTTCGCACGGCGCTTGCTTGAGCTGGGCCCCAAACCAGAGGTGGCACAACAG ACAAGGAAGATACTGGCTGCGTGTGAGAAGACTCTGACAGACGCACACCAGCTGAACTACGACCCCCACAATCCGTTTGACCTGTGCGCCGCCTCTTACACTCCGCTGTACCGTGGTCGGCCAGTGGAGAAGTGCCCCCTGTCGGGAGCCTGTTACTGTCCCACGTACAAGGGGCAGATCTGCAGGGTCACACAG GCAACGGAGATCGGAAAGGACGTGATTGGTCTGCGTGTCAGCCCCCTGCAGTTCCGttag
- the elavl1a gene encoding ELAV-like protein 1a isoform X1 encodes MAVRRGHIRYLKEVHDMSNGYEDHMADDKDARTNLIVNYLPQNMTQDELRSLFSSIGEVESAKLIRDKVAGHSLGYGFVNYLNPSDAERAINTLNGLRLQSKTIKVSYARPSSDTIKDANLYISGLPKTMTQKDVEDMFARYGRIINSRVLVDQGTGMSRGVAFIRFDKRAEAEDAIKDLNGQKPPGATEPITVKFAANPNQAKNSQIISQIYHAQSRRFGGPVHHQAQRFRFSPMSVDHMSSISGVNVPGNSTSGWCIFIYNLGQDADEGILWQMFGPFGAVTNVKVIRDFNTNKCKGFGFVTMTNYEEAAMAIASLNGYRLGDKILQVSFKTNKSHK; translated from the exons ATGGCAGTCAGAAGGGGACACATTAGATACTTAAAA GAGGTGCATGACATGTCTAACGGTTACGAAGATCACATGGCTGATGACAAAGATGCCAGAACAAACCTTATTGTCAATTACCTGCCCCAGAACATGACCCAAGATGAATTGCGCAGTCTCTTCAGCAGTATTGGGGAGGTAGAGTCTGCTAAGCTCATCCGTGATAAAGTGGCAG gcCACAGTTTAGGGTACGGATTTGTTAACTATCTTAACCCTAGTGATGCAGAAAGGGCAATCAATACACTCAATGGGCTGAGACTACAGTCTAAAACTATCAAG GTGTCTTATGCCAGACCCAGCTCAGACACTATAAAGGATGCCAACCTGTACATTAGTGGGCTGCCCAAAACCATGACGCAGAAAGATGTGGAAGACATGTTTGCACGCTATGGTCGAATCATTAACTCGCGTGTCCTGGTAGACCAGGGAACAG GTATGTCACGGGGTGTGGCGTTCATTCGCTTTGATAAGAGGGCAGAGGCTGAAGATGCAATTAAGGACTTGAATGGGCAGAAACCACCTGGTGCCACAGAGCCCATCACAGTGAAGTTCGCCGCAAACCCCAACCAGGCGAAGAACTCCCAGATCATCTCGCAGATCTACCACGCACAGTCCCGGCGCTTTGGAGGGCCTGTACACCACCAGGCCCAGAGGTTCAG GTTCTCCCCCATGAGTGTGGACCACATGAGCAGTATCTCTGGCGTGAATGTCCCAGGGAACTCCACCTCGGGCTGGTGCATCTTCATCTACAACCTGGGCCAGGACGCAGACGAGGGCATTCTGTGGCAGATGTTCGGTCCATTTGGAGCGGTCACCAACGTCAAAGTCATCCGAGACTTCAACACCAATAAATGCAAAGGGTTTGGCTTTGTGACCATGACAAACTACGAAGAGGCAGCAATGGCCATTGCTAGCCTCAACGGTTATCGCCTTGGGGACAAAATCTTACAGGTGTCTTTTAAAACCAACAAGTCTCACAAGTAA